The following proteins are encoded in a genomic region of Variovorax paradoxus:
- a CDS encoding sugar kinase: MTEPTAFDVALFGEAMLLLVADRPGPLENAEAFHKRTAGAETNVAIGLSRLGLKVGWASRLGTDSMGRYLIATMKAEGIDCSHVICDPAQRTGFQFKGRVTDGSDPPVEYHRKGSAASQMGPADVDEAWLRSARHLHATGVFPAISDTSLQAAIKTMDVMRAAGRTISFDTNLRPTLWSSAETMRHWINELASRADWVLPGIEEGLLLTGHTQPEDVARFYRERGAKLVVVKLGAEGAYYDSDVAGTGRIDGFPVKEVVDTVGAGDGFAAGVVSALLEGKSVPEAVRRGAWIGARAVQVLGDTEGLPTRTELEEAGL; encoded by the coding sequence ATGACAGAACCCACCGCTTTCGATGTCGCCCTTTTCGGCGAGGCCATGCTGCTGCTGGTGGCCGACCGGCCCGGTCCGCTGGAAAACGCAGAGGCGTTCCACAAGCGCACCGCGGGCGCCGAGACCAACGTGGCCATCGGCCTTTCGCGCCTCGGCCTGAAGGTGGGCTGGGCCAGCCGGCTGGGCACGGACTCGATGGGGCGCTACCTGATTGCAACGATGAAAGCCGAGGGCATCGACTGCTCGCACGTGATCTGCGACCCCGCGCAGCGCACCGGCTTCCAGTTCAAGGGCCGCGTTACGGACGGCAGCGATCCGCCGGTCGAATACCACCGCAAGGGTTCGGCCGCGAGCCAGATGGGACCGGCCGATGTCGATGAAGCCTGGCTGCGTTCGGCGCGCCACTTGCACGCCACGGGCGTGTTCCCGGCCATTTCAGACACCAGCCTGCAGGCGGCGATCAAGACGATGGACGTGATGCGCGCGGCCGGCCGCACGATCTCGTTCGACACCAACCTGCGGCCCACACTGTGGTCTTCGGCCGAAACCATGCGCCACTGGATCAACGAGCTGGCTTCGCGCGCCGACTGGGTGCTGCCCGGCATCGAAGAAGGCCTGCTGCTCACCGGCCACACCCAGCCCGAGGACGTGGCGCGCTTCTACCGCGAGCGCGGTGCGAAGCTGGTGGTCGTCAAGCTCGGTGCCGAGGGTGCCTACTACGACAGCGACGTGGCCGGCACCGGCCGCATCGACGGTTTTCCGGTGAAGGAAGTCGTCGACACCGTGGGTGCGGGCGACGGCTTTGCGGCCGGCGTGGTGAGCGCATTGCTCGAAGGCAAGAGCGTGCCCGAGGCCGTGCGCCGCGGCGCCTGGATCGGCGCGCGCGCCGTGCAGGTGCTGGGCGATACCGAAGGCTTGCCGACGCGCACCGAACTTGAAGAAGCAGGACTCTGA
- a CDS encoding amino acid ABC transporter permease, with amino-acid sequence MNYQFQFDAVFAAWPLLLKGTWITIQLSLSATLIGLVVAIFCAWGKTSGPGWLRFVINAYIEVIRNTPFLVQLFFFFFALPAVGLRWSPQTAALVAMVVNLGAYATEIIRAGIESIPKGQIEAGRALNLKPWEIFRFVIIKPALKAIYPALTSQFILLMLSSAVVSVISADDLTSVAANLQSQTFRSFEIYIVVAAIYLALALAFSAMFKLIYKRTLNYPDRR; translated from the coding sequence ATGAATTACCAGTTTCAATTCGACGCCGTGTTCGCTGCCTGGCCGCTGCTGCTCAAGGGCACCTGGATCACGATTCAGCTCTCGCTTTCCGCCACGCTGATCGGCTTGGTCGTAGCCATCTTCTGTGCCTGGGGCAAGACCTCGGGGCCGGGCTGGCTGCGCTTTGTCATCAACGCGTACATCGAGGTGATCCGCAACACGCCCTTCCTCGTGCAGCTGTTCTTTTTCTTCTTCGCGCTGCCGGCCGTCGGCCTGCGCTGGTCGCCGCAGACGGCTGCGCTCGTGGCCATGGTGGTGAACCTCGGCGCGTATGCGACCGAGATCATCCGCGCAGGCATCGAGTCGATTCCCAAGGGGCAGATCGAGGCGGGCAGGGCGCTCAACCTCAAGCCGTGGGAAATCTTTCGCTTCGTGATCATCAAGCCGGCGCTCAAGGCCATCTACCCGGCACTCACGAGCCAGTTCATCTTGCTGATGCTGAGCTCGGCCGTGGTGTCGGTCATCTCGGCCGACGACCTGACCTCGGTGGCCGCCAACCTGCAGTCGCAAACGTTCCGCAGCTTCGAGATCTACATCGTGGTGGCTGCCATCTACCTCGCGTTGGCGCTGGCTTTCTCGGCCATGTTCAAGCTGATCTACAAGCGCACGCTCAACTATCCGGACCGCCGGTAA
- a CDS encoding cysteine hydrolase family protein, whose protein sequence is MKTAVLIIDMQRGLYDDPPRPHEAAEVAQRVNALTERARAAGVPVAFIQHENAIDLEFDSERWQLADALRVDASDTKIRKTASDSFLRTPLEAWLTGHAVQRVVICGYSSEFCVDSTVRRAAALGYEVVLAADAHTSHDKPHATGAFIRAHHNATLSDITSFDVPIRAVPSAEIAFGD, encoded by the coding sequence ATGAAAACCGCCGTTCTCATCATCGACATGCAGCGTGGCCTCTATGACGACCCGCCGCGCCCTCACGAAGCCGCCGAGGTCGCGCAGCGGGTCAATGCCCTGACCGAGCGCGCCCGTGCCGCGGGCGTGCCGGTGGCCTTCATCCAGCACGAGAACGCCATCGACCTGGAATTCGACTCCGAACGCTGGCAACTTGCCGATGCGTTGCGCGTGGATGCGAGCGATACGAAGATCCGCAAGACCGCCTCCGACTCGTTCCTGCGCACGCCGCTCGAAGCGTGGCTGACCGGCCACGCGGTGCAGCGCGTGGTGATCTGCGGCTATTCATCGGAGTTCTGCGTGGACAGCACCGTGCGGCGTGCCGCCGCGCTGGGCTACGAGGTCGTGCTTGCGGCCGATGCGCACACTTCGCATGACAAGCCGCACGCCACCGGCGCCTTCATTCGTGCGCACCACAATGCCACGCTGTCGGACATCACGAGCTTCGATGTGCCGATCCGCGCGGTGCCCAGCGCAGAGATCGCGTTCGGCGACTGA
- a CDS encoding 2-hydroxyacid dehydrogenase, producing the protein MTTKKNVLVFRPLPEDQLARLQAAHHVTVADPRTEPEAFAAALRTANGLIGASHTVDAALLDAAPQLQVISSVSVGVDNYALAELHKRGIVLCHTPDVLTETVADTVFAILMATQRRVVELSSLVREGRWTKNIGDELFGTDVHGKTLGILGFGRIGQAVARRAALGFGMPVLYHSRRPVDLAAQAPELQGRVTHTPLDELLARSDIVLAMLPLTDATRGMIDADFFARMKPQASFINGGRGATVNEAALLHALDHGTLRAAGLDVFAKEPLPADSPLRTHPRVTPLPHIGSATHETRHAMAELATTNLLQVLAGEKPTAPYDTAAA; encoded by the coding sequence ATGACCACAAAAAAGAACGTGCTTGTCTTCCGGCCCTTGCCCGAAGACCAACTGGCGCGCCTGCAGGCCGCGCACCATGTCACCGTTGCCGACCCGCGCACCGAACCCGAGGCTTTTGCCGCGGCGCTGCGCACCGCGAACGGCCTGATCGGCGCGAGCCACACGGTCGACGCGGCGCTGCTCGACGCGGCGCCGCAGCTCCAGGTCATATCGAGCGTGTCGGTCGGCGTGGACAACTACGCGCTGGCGGAACTGCACAAGCGCGGCATCGTGCTGTGCCACACGCCCGACGTGCTCACCGAGACAGTGGCCGACACGGTGTTCGCGATCCTGATGGCCACGCAGCGGCGCGTGGTCGAGCTCTCGAGCCTGGTGCGCGAAGGCCGCTGGACGAAGAATATCGGCGATGAACTTTTCGGCACCGATGTGCACGGCAAGACGCTGGGCATTCTCGGTTTCGGCCGCATCGGCCAAGCCGTGGCGCGGCGCGCTGCGCTGGGCTTCGGCATGCCGGTGCTCTACCACTCGCGCCGCCCGGTCGACCTGGCGGCGCAGGCGCCCGAACTGCAGGGCCGCGTCACGCACACCCCGCTCGACGAACTGCTCGCGCGTTCGGACATCGTCCTTGCGATGCTGCCGCTCACCGATGCGACGCGCGGCATGATCGATGCTGACTTTTTCGCGCGCATGAAGCCGCAAGCGTCCTTCATCAATGGCGGCCGTGGCGCCACCGTGAACGAAGCTGCCTTGCTCCACGCGCTCGACCACGGCACATTGCGCGCCGCCGGCCTCGACGTGTTCGCGAAAGAGCCGCTGCCCGCCGATTCGCCGCTGCGCACGCATCCGCGCGTGACGCCGCTGCCGCACATCGGCTCGGCCACGCATGAAACGCGGCATGCGATGGCGGAACTGGCGACGACCAATCTGCTGCAGGTGCTGGCGGGCGAGAAACCGACGGCGCCGTACGACACGGCGGCTGCATGA
- a CDS encoding amino acid ABC transporter permease: MRTFGFPEFLFILEAAKWTLALSAIAFVGGAILGLIIALMRTSESTWARGVSTTFIQIFQGTPLLLQLFLVFFGAPVLGLDINPWVAAGVALVLNSAAFLGEIWRGCIEAVPRGQWEAAEALSLKYSARMRDVVLPQAFKIALAPTVGYLVQIIKGTSLAAIIGFVEVTRAGQIVNNATFQPLIVFSVVAAIYFAICWPLSLLAGRMERKRAQALAR; this comes from the coding sequence ATGCGTACCTTCGGTTTTCCCGAATTCCTGTTCATTCTCGAAGCGGCCAAGTGGACCTTGGCGCTCTCCGCCATCGCCTTTGTCGGCGGCGCGATCCTCGGGTTGATCATCGCGCTCATGCGCACGTCCGAATCAACGTGGGCGCGCGGGGTGTCGACCACCTTCATCCAGATCTTCCAGGGCACGCCGCTGCTGCTGCAGCTGTTCCTGGTGTTCTTCGGCGCGCCGGTGCTGGGGCTCGACATCAATCCGTGGGTGGCCGCGGGCGTGGCGCTCGTCCTCAACAGCGCGGCCTTCCTTGGCGAGATCTGGCGCGGCTGCATCGAGGCGGTTCCACGCGGCCAGTGGGAAGCCGCCGAAGCGTTGAGCCTCAAGTACAGCGCGCGCATGCGCGACGTGGTGTTGCCGCAGGCTTTCAAGATTGCGCTGGCGCCCACAGTGGGCTACCTGGTGCAGATCATCAAGGGCACCTCGCTCGCAGCCATCATCGGTTTCGTGGAGGTGACGCGTGCGGGGCAAATCGTCAATAACGCGACCTTCCAGCCGCTCATCGTGTTCTCGGTGGTGGCCGCCATCTACTTCGCGATCTGCTGGCCGCTCTCGTTGCTGGCGGGCCGCATGGAACGCAAGCGTGCGCAGGCGCTCGCACGCTGA
- a CDS encoding metallophosphoesterase family protein, translated as MRIALVSDIHGNLPALEAVVEDIARRGADVIVNLGDSLSGPLMPLETAQFLMAQDWVHLGGNHERQLLTTPAEKCGPSDAFAHARLGAKEFEWMASLGHSLRFGPEVLLCHGTPASDLEYFLETVEPTVFRAATQTEIDARLGNVDAQLIACGHTHVPRVAHASGGQLIVNPGSVGLPAYDDIHPYPHAVETGSPNARYAIVERHESGWSSRLIAVPYDHAAMAALALQNGRPDWAHALATGRMP; from the coding sequence ATGCGCATAGCCCTCGTCTCCGACATCCACGGAAACCTCCCCGCTCTCGAAGCCGTGGTCGAAGACATTGCCCGCCGCGGCGCGGATGTCATCGTCAACCTGGGCGACAGCCTCTCCGGTCCGCTGATGCCGCTGGAGACCGCGCAGTTCCTGATGGCGCAGGACTGGGTTCATCTCGGGGGCAACCATGAACGCCAGCTGCTCACAACGCCTGCGGAAAAGTGCGGCCCGTCCGATGCGTTCGCGCATGCCCGGCTCGGTGCCAAGGAGTTCGAGTGGATGGCGTCACTCGGGCACAGCTTGCGCTTCGGTCCGGAAGTCCTGCTCTGCCATGGCACGCCAGCGAGCGACCTTGAATACTTTTTGGAAACCGTGGAGCCCACGGTGTTCCGCGCTGCCACCCAGACGGAAATCGATGCGCGCCTCGGCAACGTCGATGCGCAGCTGATCGCCTGCGGGCACACCCATGTACCGCGCGTGGCGCATGCATCCGGCGGGCAGTTGATCGTCAATCCGGGCAGCGTGGGCCTGCCGGCTTACGACGACATTCATCCGTACCCGCACGCCGTGGAAACCGGCTCGCCGAACGCGCGCTATGCCATCGTGGAGCGGCACGAAAGCGGATGGTCCTCCCGGCTGATTGCGGTGCCCTACGACCACGCGGCCATGGCGGCACTGGCGCTTCAGAACGGACGGCCGGACTGGGCTCATGCCCTGGCGACCGGGCGCATGCCCTAG
- a CDS encoding transporter substrate-binding domain-containing protein: MTRTTTRRVALAALASLGLGAALTVFAPFASAQSVADIKKKGEITIGMLVDFPPYGTTNAQNQPDGYDADVAKLLAKEWGVKANIVPVTGPNRIPFLLTNKVDVLVASLAITPERAKQVQFSQPYAAATIVLYGATKTPIKAAGDLKGLRVGVARASTQDVAVTKAAPEGTEIRRFDDDASAMQALISGQVDAIGCSVTVAAQIAKRVPAGSYENKFTLVQQSMGIAMRPGQDELHKAVNDFVAKNTANGELNKLYQKWLQADLPKMQ; encoded by the coding sequence ATGACCCGTACCACCACCCGCCGCGTTGCGCTGGCAGCCCTCGCATCCCTGGGACTGGGCGCCGCACTGACCGTGTTCGCACCTTTCGCATCGGCCCAATCCGTGGCCGACATCAAGAAGAAGGGCGAGATCACCATCGGCATGCTGGTCGACTTTCCGCCCTACGGCACCACCAATGCGCAGAACCAGCCTGACGGCTACGACGCCGACGTGGCCAAGCTGCTGGCTAAAGAGTGGGGCGTCAAGGCCAACATCGTGCCCGTGACCGGCCCGAACCGCATTCCCTTCCTGCTGACCAACAAGGTCGACGTGCTGGTCGCCTCGCTGGCCATCACGCCCGAGCGCGCCAAGCAGGTGCAGTTCTCGCAGCCCTACGCGGCCGCCACCATCGTGCTGTACGGCGCCACCAAGACGCCCATCAAGGCCGCAGGCGACCTGAAGGGCCTGCGCGTGGGCGTGGCCCGCGCTTCGACGCAAGACGTGGCCGTGACCAAGGCCGCACCCGAGGGCACCGAGATCCGCCGTTTCGACGACGACGCCTCGGCCATGCAAGCACTGATCTCGGGCCAGGTCGATGCCATCGGCTGCTCGGTGACCGTGGCGGCGCAGATCGCCAAGCGCGTACCCGCCGGCAGCTACGAAAACAAGTTCACGCTGGTGCAGCAATCGATGGGCATCGCCATGCGTCCGGGCCAGGACGAGCTGCACAAGGCCGTCAACGATTTCGTCGCGAAGAACACCGCCAACGGCGAGCTCAACAAGCTCTACCAGAAGTGGCTGCAGGCCGACCTGCCGAAGATGCAGTGA
- a CDS encoding sugar phosphate isomerase/epimerase family protein, producing the protein MSFQVLISLSSFGAAEVGRHGQLWCSQLALEAGADSVEVRGEMLRNPDAELPSLAGLASVYSSPEGLWAEGGWLDSAALARGIAAATKLGVRRLKMSIGDFRASSHGSLWGLKVQLAETRVELLIENDQTVRAGTLPALQAFFDAADRAGVELGMTFDMGNWHWVGECPLQAAEALGRRVRYVHCKGAQRLPHKWVAVPLGDSAAPWRAVLRALPADVPHAIEYPLVGDDLLAVTRMHIDFIRAARA; encoded by the coding sequence ATGTCTTTCCAGGTACTGATTTCTCTGTCGTCCTTCGGTGCGGCCGAGGTGGGCCGGCATGGCCAGCTCTGGTGCTCGCAACTGGCGCTCGAGGCAGGAGCCGATTCGGTCGAGGTGCGCGGCGAGATGTTGCGCAACCCCGATGCGGAACTGCCGTCGCTGGCGGGGCTTGCCTCCGTGTATTCCAGCCCCGAAGGCCTCTGGGCCGAAGGCGGCTGGCTCGACAGCGCGGCGCTTGCGCGCGGCATTGCTGCCGCAACGAAGCTGGGCGTCAGGCGGCTCAAGATGTCGATCGGCGACTTTCGTGCGTCGTCGCACGGATCGCTGTGGGGCCTGAAGGTGCAGCTTGCGGAAACCCGCGTCGAGCTGCTGATCGAGAACGACCAGACCGTACGCGCCGGCACGCTGCCGGCACTGCAAGCCTTCTTCGACGCGGCCGACCGCGCCGGCGTCGAGCTTGGCATGACCTTCGACATGGGCAACTGGCACTGGGTCGGCGAATGCCCGCTGCAGGCGGCCGAGGCGCTGGGCCGCCGTGTGCGCTACGTGCATTGCAAGGGCGCACAGCGCCTGCCCCACAAGTGGGTGGCGGTGCCGCTCGGCGACTCGGCTGCGCCCTGGCGCGCGGTGCTGCGCGCGCTGCCGGCAGACGTGCCGCACGCCATCGAATACCCTCTGGTAGGCGACGACCTGCTGGCCGTCACGCGCATGCACATCGACTTCATCCGCGCCGCACGCGCGTAG
- a CDS encoding basic amino acid ABC transporter substrate-binding protein has product MFANRCIPWIAAGLLAGVAALALAGCGKQEPTPAGTAPPPPAAARVLVVGTDAAYTPFESQNEKGEIAGFDIDVVKAIAGKAGFEVKFVDTPWEGIFNALDQGDRDLLVSAITITGERRQTMDFSKPYFEARQLIAVKRDAQVARFEDIKAMKVGVQNGTTGDEVVGKLQGKSSGNIKRFESTPLALKELEAGGVEAVVADNGVVEHYLANNPGGGFRTVSDAAFPVEQYGIAVKKGNAELLARIDKGLDGIKADGSYDKIYAAHFGSTPK; this is encoded by the coding sequence ATGTTTGCCAACCGCTGCATCCCGTGGATTGCCGCCGGCCTTCTCGCCGGAGTTGCTGCTCTTGCACTGGCCGGCTGCGGCAAGCAGGAGCCCACTCCCGCTGGTACGGCCCCGCCTCCGCCGGCGGCGGCCCGGGTGCTGGTGGTCGGCACCGATGCCGCCTACACACCGTTCGAGTCGCAGAACGAAAAGGGCGAGATCGCGGGTTTCGACATCGACGTGGTCAAGGCGATCGCGGGCAAGGCCGGCTTCGAGGTGAAGTTCGTCGACACGCCATGGGAAGGCATCTTCAACGCGCTCGACCAGGGCGACCGCGACCTGCTGGTGTCGGCCATCACCATCACCGGCGAGCGCCGCCAGACCATGGACTTTTCGAAGCCCTACTTCGAAGCCAGGCAACTCATCGCAGTCAAGCGCGACGCACAGGTGGCCAGGTTCGAAGACATCAAGGCCATGAAGGTGGGCGTGCAGAACGGCACCACGGGCGACGAGGTGGTGGGCAAGCTGCAGGGCAAATCGAGCGGCAACATCAAACGTTTCGAGTCCACGCCGCTCGCGCTCAAGGAACTCGAAGCCGGCGGCGTCGAAGCCGTGGTGGCCGACAACGGCGTGGTGGAGCACTACCTTGCCAACAACCCCGGCGGCGGCTTCAGGACGGTGAGCGATGCGGCCTTCCCGGTCGAGCAATACGGCATTGCGGTCAAGAAAGGCAATGCGGAGCTCCTGGCCAGGATCGACAAGGGCCTGGACGGCATCAAGGCCGACGGCAGCTACGACAAGATCTACGCGGCGCATTTCGGCAGCACGCCGAAGTAG
- a CDS encoding amino acid ABC transporter ATP-binding protein: protein MTTESIIRMEAVNKWYGEFQVLTGIDLSVRQGERIVICGPSGSGKSTLIRCINRLETVQKGRIVVDGIDLTAGGKNVDAVRAEVGMVFQQFNLFPHLTILENCTLAPMRSRGMTKAQAEEVAMKYLTRVRIPEQANKYPSQLSGGQQQRVAIARALCMTPKIMLFDEPTSALDPEMVKEVLDTMIGLAEDGMTMLCVTHEMGFARSVADRVIFMADGKIVEQAPPQEFFSNPQNEKTRQFLGQILSSHQAH from the coding sequence ATGACGACGGAATCGATCATCCGCATGGAAGCGGTCAACAAGTGGTACGGTGAATTCCAGGTGTTGACCGGCATCGACCTGTCGGTGCGCCAGGGCGAGCGCATCGTGATCTGCGGGCCTTCGGGCTCGGGCAAGTCCACGCTCATTCGCTGCATCAACCGGCTCGAGACGGTGCAGAAGGGCCGCATCGTGGTCGACGGCATCGATCTGACGGCCGGCGGCAAGAACGTGGATGCGGTGCGTGCCGAAGTGGGCATGGTGTTTCAGCAGTTCAACCTGTTTCCGCACCTCACCATTCTGGAAAACTGCACGCTCGCACCGATGCGCTCGCGTGGCATGACCAAGGCGCAGGCGGAAGAGGTGGCCATGAAGTACCTCACGCGCGTGCGCATTCCGGAGCAGGCCAACAAGTATCCGAGCCAACTCTCGGGTGGCCAGCAGCAGCGCGTGGCCATTGCGCGCGCGCTGTGCATGACGCCCAAGATCATGCTGTTCGACGAGCCTACCTCGGCGCTCGATCCCGAAATGGTCAAGGAAGTGCTCGACACCATGATCGGCCTGGCCGAAGACGGCATGACCATGCTGTGCGTGACGCACGAAATGGGCTTTGCCCGCAGCGTGGCCGACCGGGTGATCTTCATGGCCGACGGCAAGATCGTCGAGCAGGCGCCGCCTCAGGAATTCTTCAGCAATCCGCAGAACGAAAAAACGCGCCAGTTCCTCGGCCAGATCCTGAGTTCGCACCAGGCTCACTGA
- a CDS encoding RidA family protein, translating to MSVYDKLSSLGITLPPVAAPAAAYVPFVRTGNLVFLSGHIAKKDGKVWTGQLGANISTEEGKQAARAIAIDLLGTLHAAVGDLNKITRIVKVMSLVNSVGTFTEQHLVTNGASELFAEVFGAEKGSHARSAFGVAQVPMGACVEIDLVAEVG from the coding sequence ATGAGCGTTTACGACAAGCTTTCCAGCCTCGGCATCACCCTGCCCCCGGTCGCCGCCCCTGCCGCGGCCTATGTGCCTTTCGTGCGCACCGGCAACCTGGTTTTTCTCTCGGGCCATATCGCCAAGAAGGACGGCAAGGTCTGGACCGGCCAGCTCGGCGCGAACATCAGCACCGAAGAAGGCAAGCAGGCCGCGCGCGCCATCGCCATCGATCTGCTGGGCACGCTCCACGCGGCCGTGGGCGACCTGAACAAGATCACGCGCATCGTCAAGGTCATGAGCCTGGTCAACTCCGTGGGCACCTTCACGGAGCAGCACCTGGTGACCAACGGCGCCAGCGAACTGTTTGCCGAAGTGTTCGGCGCCGAGAAGGGCTCGCATGCGCGCAGCGCGTTCGGCGTGGCACAGGTGCCGATGGGCGCCTGCGTCGAGATCGACCTGGTTGCCGAAGTCGGCTGA
- a CDS encoding LacI family DNA-binding transcriptional regulator: MNPSGRATIADVAEAAGVSKATVSRFLNHRERLLSRDIATRVEAAIAKLAYTPSPMAQALSHGRSRLIGLIVADITNPYSVAVLRGAEKACQDAGYLVMLFNLGNESEREREAIDALAGYQVDGFILNTLGRGSNVVDAVTLHGKPAVLVDRRHAGMHTDFVSLDNHSAMRDTCGHLVEGGYRELLYLTEPQKGVSSRRERAAAFGACVAAHEPRVAGEVFESVEGESDALDEALRALRRRAKRGRRAAVVAGNAVVTLRVAQAMARLGWHFGQELGFVGFDDPEWASLIGPGLSTVAQPTDAIGRSAATCLIERLQGLDAPPRQLLLPGQLVVRGSSQPA; encoded by the coding sequence GTGAACCCCAGCGGCCGCGCCACCATCGCCGACGTGGCCGAAGCCGCAGGCGTCTCCAAGGCCACCGTCTCGCGCTTTCTCAACCACCGCGAGCGCCTCTTGAGCCGCGACATCGCCACGCGCGTGGAAGCGGCCATCGCCAAGCTGGCCTACACCCCGAGCCCGATGGCGCAAGCGCTGAGCCACGGGCGCTCGCGGCTCATCGGCCTGATCGTGGCCGATATCACCAACCCGTATTCAGTGGCCGTGTTGCGCGGTGCCGAGAAGGCCTGCCAGGATGCGGGCTACCTGGTGATGCTGTTCAACCTCGGCAACGAGAGCGAACGCGAGCGCGAGGCCATCGATGCGCTTGCGGGCTACCAGGTCGACGGCTTCATTCTCAACACGCTGGGGCGCGGCAGCAACGTGGTCGATGCGGTCACGCTGCACGGCAAGCCCGCGGTGCTGGTCGACCGCCGGCACGCCGGCATGCACACCGATTTCGTCTCGCTCGACAACCATTCGGCGATGCGGGACACCTGCGGCCACCTGGTCGAAGGCGGCTATCGCGAGTTGCTCTACCTGACCGAGCCGCAAAAAGGCGTGAGCTCGCGGCGCGAACGTGCCGCCGCTTTCGGTGCCTGCGTTGCGGCGCATGAGCCGCGCGTGGCGGGCGAGGTGTTCGAAAGCGTCGAGGGAGAAAGCGATGCGCTCGACGAAGCCCTGCGCGCCTTGCGTCGACGTGCAAAGCGCGGGCGCCGTGCCGCGGTGGTCGCGGGCAACGCCGTGGTCACACTGCGCGTGGCGCAGGCCATGGCGCGGCTCGGCTGGCACTTCGGGCAGGAGCTGGGCTTCGTCGGCTTCGACGATCCTGAATGGGCTTCGCTGATCGGCCCCGGCCTGAGCACCGTGGCGCAGCCGACCGACGCCATCGGACGGTCGGCCGCTACGTGCCTGATCGAACGGCTGCAGGGACTGGATGCCCCGCCGCGCCAGTTGCTGCTTCCGGGCCAGCTGGTGGTGCGGGGCTCGTCGCAGCCGGCATAG
- a CDS encoding transglutaminase family protein, whose amino-acid sequence MLLHVTHETRYEYSPPVETAQHLAHLKPLATASQRLVSHKLVIEPQPAQRNELPDVYGNTRAFFALEATHDSLVVTAESVVETSAPVLSSAVARDLPWEAVRERFRYRKDATFDPASEFVFPSPYVPRHDDFAAYARASFAPERPTFDVAMDLTERMYRDFAYEADSTEISTPAVEALAQRKGVCQDFAHIMIACFRMMGLPARYVSGYLLTQPPPGQPRLVGADASHAWVSVYLPGESDGNGDGPESAGGWAEFDPTNGRQPGEDYVALAIGRDYSDVSPMRGVLHGGARHTLKVGVTVQPIEELRTQAAHAAQSQSQTQSQIQSQPSDKDLQ is encoded by the coding sequence ATGCTTCTTCACGTCACGCACGAAACCCGCTACGAGTATTCGCCCCCGGTCGAAACGGCGCAGCACCTTGCCCACTTGAAGCCGCTGGCCACCGCCTCGCAGCGGCTCGTAAGCCACAAGCTCGTCATCGAGCCGCAGCCCGCACAGCGCAACGAACTGCCCGATGTGTACGGCAACACCCGCGCCTTTTTTGCGCTCGAGGCCACGCACGACAGCCTCGTGGTCACCGCCGAGAGCGTGGTCGAGACCTCGGCGCCTGTGCTTTCTTCAGCCGTGGCACGTGACCTGCCCTGGGAGGCCGTTCGCGAGCGTTTCCGCTACCGCAAGGACGCCACCTTCGATCCGGCTTCCGAGTTTGTGTTTCCCTCGCCCTACGTGCCCCGCCACGACGACTTCGCGGCCTATGCGCGCGCAAGCTTCGCGCCCGAACGGCCGACCTTCGACGTGGCGATGGACCTCACCGAGCGCATGTACCGCGACTTTGCCTACGAAGCCGACAGCACCGAGATCAGCACGCCCGCCGTCGAAGCGCTCGCGCAGCGCAAGGGCGTGTGCCAGGACTTCGCCCACATCATGATTGCCTGCTTTCGCATGATGGGCCTGCCCGCGCGCTACGTGAGCGGCTATCTGCTCACGCAGCCGCCGCCGGGCCAGCCGCGGCTGGTGGGCGCCGACGCCTCGCATGCCTGGGTGTCGGTGTACCTGCCCGGTGAAAGCGATGGGAATGGCGACGGCCCCGAGAGCGCCGGCGGCTGGGCCGAGTTCGACCCCACCAACGGGCGCCAGCCGGGCGAAGACTACGTCGCACTCGCCATCGGCCGCGACTATTCCGACGTGTCGCCCATGCGCGGCGTGCTGCACGGCGGCGCGCGCCACACACTCAAGGTGGGGGTGACGGTGCAGCCCATCGAAGAGCTGCGCACGCAGGCTGCGCACGCGGCGCAGTCACAATCACAGACACAATCGCAGATTCAATCGCAACCCTCGGACAAGGATCTCCAATGA